The following DNA comes from Centropristis striata isolate RG_2023a ecotype Rhode Island chromosome 3, C.striata_1.0, whole genome shotgun sequence.
TGGCTCTCATGCAGGCAACAAGCTCGCCATGCAGGAGTTCATGATCCTGCCTGTTGGCGCGAGCACCTTCAAAGAAGCCATGCGTATCGGAGCAGAGGTCTACCACAATCTCAAAAACGTCATCAAGAAGAAGTACGGTCAGGATGCAACTAATGTGGGTGATGAAGGTGGATTTGCTCCAAACATCCTGGAGAACAAGGAAGGTATGTAAAGGCATTTCCACACCTATTGTTCATCCAAATCAGTTGATTGAAGCATTTCCCTTTGTTTCGGTTTCTTTTCACGCTGAGTAATCCAAGCAGATGCCTCACTAAATGCAAGGAGATAGATATTGCTATACAATTTAACATGGAGCAACGGCAGTGTCATTTCTTATATCTGTGGTTATCTTGCTGCTACTTCCACCAAGCAGGTAGGTGTGTTTTGTAATCGAATGCGGCAGAGCACATAAACTGTTGCTGACTGAAGCAGCTATTGAATTCAAACTTGCAGAGTACACCTGGTAGTTTGTCAGATCACGTTTCCACCACAAAAGAAACTGCTCCAGACTTTGTTTGGAACCGGACCAAGACTATCTAGCCTCAAGGGTCTGGCTGCAGTTTTATATCTGCATCTGTGTGTAATTACTGTGTTCACACCTGCCCAAATAACGAACCAGTCTGATCACGATAAATAATTCTCTACAACTTAGATTTTTCGTGTTGATTGTTTAACCCTGCAGCTCTGGAGCTAATAAAGGAGGCCATCGCCAACGCAGGATACACGTCTGAGGTTGTGATCGGCATGGACGTGGCAGCGTCTGAATTCTACAGGGAGGGAAAATATGACCTGGACTTCAAGTCTCCCGACGACCCGAGCCGTTACATCACTCCTGATGAGCTGGCTGATCTCTACAAGAGCTTTGTGAAGGATTATCCAGGTAACCTCCAGACACTTTCTCCTTTTTACAAATTATTTACTGGGTGAGATGTCTAACATAGTAATGTCAGCACCAACGTTTTCTCATAAAGGAGAGGGGGCTTTGACTATATGGGGTATCTTTTCTAGCTTTAATCTACTCATTCTCAAAGAGGGCCAGacaaattgtttgtgtgttgttaaCATTGGTTtaatacataaaacatatgTTTCATACTCAGAAAGCTTTCAAGAACTGCAATATTCATAGTTTatctctattttttttacatctttaaaTAGATAATTGGAACCACTTGGCATCTTGAGCTGCTGCTCAAGTCTTAAACGGGTATAaacagaaaaggaaagaaaaggttgGAAATCATCTTATTCTAGGAGCAAGTAAATCCAATCAAAGCACTTGCCAAAATGTTGATTACACTGATTTGTGCTTTTTAATCACAATGACAGCCCTGACAAAAACAATTGTGAACTCCAACAGAAGCTAATCTTCAAGAGACtatttgtcatcttttttttgtcctaaaacaaaataaccctGTCTGTTAATGTGTAAACATCCATAAGCCCACAGTTTTCCTCTGCAATGACTAACTTTcagttttatgtaaaaaataaaatgactaaccGTAGATGATTTGGCTAAactaaacaaactaaaatagAGGGAGTCTGTCTTTCATTCAATTTTGTCAGCAACCGCTGATCTGGTCAAATTTCTACTTTGTATTTCTGAGGACTTGAGGTTCAGTGTCGAGTGTGTTTATATACAGAGCAGGGACTCCCATTAACTGTTACACTGCTGAACATCATTTTGGGTACAGCTCGCTCTACATCACTCTCACATTACACAAgaacaaatgaagaaaaagaggcCAGATATGTAACATTGTAGCAAACTCAAACATGTCAAGTATCAGTGATGTAACTTTCAGAATTATTTTTTGCTCCTGTTATTGAAATACTGGAGGCCAAGGAATTGGCCCATCCTGAGCAGACACATTTTGAACGAGCACTGCTTGAGTATTTTATTCTAAGCTTTGATTGGTCAATTTAGGAGCTGCCTGTTTTGATCATTTGATGGAACAACAGCTGGACGTGATCACAAATATTTCAGTTTAAGCTACACTGATCATCTGTTTTACTTTCTAATGAGCAACGTCTCTATGTTTTCACTCACAGTGGTTTCCATCGAGGATCCCTTCGACCAGGACGACTGGGCGGCCTGGACCAACTTCACAGGAAGCACAGAGATCCAGATTGTTGGAGACGATCTGACCGTTACCAACCCGACTCGCATCACCAAGGCGGTGGACGAGAAGGCCTGTAACTGCCTGCTGCTGAAGGTCAATCAGATTGGCTCAGTTACTGAGTCCTTGAAAGCGTAAGTCAACACTTGATCCATAAAAGTGGCTATAGATCAGTTGAATATTAAACTATATCTGTTACATCTATATATACATAGGGATTGACTGGTTTTCAACAACAATATTAAGCATTTTTATGAGATTTGAATCTTTACTTTTTCACTTCTTAAAATGTCCCACTCAGCAATACCTGACTGGTTACATGTCAAAAGTTAAAGCCAATGAAGGCTGAAGGCTTGCACAGACatcaaagacaaacacagaccaGTGCCCCTACAGCAAGCAAAGCTCTGTAATGGATGTAATGCAGCAGATATTACTGAAGTTGGAATAAACCTCACAATACGATGAAGTTGCAAAAACACTCAATGCTCTGCCgttaaaaatacacttgcaATTATTCAATATAACTTCAGTTATGAGTAAGAGAACTGCAGACAGTGAGACGTCACCTGGACACGGACCAGAGATGTGACATAAAACCAGATTATCTCATTGGTTAATTTAATAGTTTCATACATTGGTTGTTTTATAACACAGAACTGCCTCAGCGCATTCAACCTGCAGTAAACCGATATGTTCGCAAGTCCGTATCACTGTGGGAGACAGAAACTTAATAAAATGGACAGATAATTAGCcttaaatatacaataatatgcACAAATCAACAGTAACCcatgtaatcatttatttactgcagAGCTGTTTTCTTGTTTCTCTCTGGATTAttgcacaaaacatttttttttcgaAAAATGCAGGAGTAGGCagtagtacactgtaaaaaagataaacaatagctactcaataaaattgaggcaacagattgcacgcaatattattaattaaatctaactatgttacaagttgagttaataacaacttaacaggaagtgcctgtcaatttaAAACAGACtatttctattgtgttggattcattcaaaattctctttatTTAGAATTACAAActcataaagattatattttaatgtgatcaaaataagtagattctatcccaaacatttttatattaaagttacttaaacaactgcctcaaaatcaaggacacatttatatttaatacattttatcaaatatattaagtaaaatgaaatgacaacagaataatttattacagtgtaggcaGGAGTAAGCCACTCAAGCATCACCAGAGAAAGCAGTGTGTACAATACATGAACTCCATGGGAATAAAAATGacactttactttatttaagATGACATTTGTGTTATTCTAAGTTTTGACAGTAAGAAAAGTTTTCTTTCTGCAAGTGTAGGTTAAATGGGTTCACACATCAGGTTTCATTTTCCTTGATTACTTATAATTCATATCTGAATTGGacctgaaaaaaacatgtatttctaCTATACACCAGACAGTGACCTGTAATATCTATAAGCTTATTGTTTCTCACTCGTCGTCCTCACAGGTGTAAGATGGCTCAGGAGAGCGGCTGGGGTGTGATGGTCAGCCATCGCTCCGGAGAAACTGAGGACACCTTCATAGCAGATCTGGTGGTCGGCTTATGCACTGGACAGGTAAACTCggataataaaaatgttattatatgAATCTGTCTTTTGAGAATGTAATAAATTGGACATTTATGACCACAATATGGGGTTATCTCCTCTGCCCTGTTTTTCACATTTGGagattatttccactttttgaggATCACAATTTCATGACTTAAAGATTAATGAAGACACTGAATCCCTTTTGGTTAAAATCATTGTTTCCATTTTATTGCGAACTTTCAGATCAAGACTGGAGCTCCCTGTCGCTCCGAGCGTTTGGCCAAATACAACCAGATTCTGAGGTAAGTCTAATTATTATGTAGGAGAGGAGTTTTGTATAGAATGAGCATATGGTATCCTCTGATTTTATTTGTGATATATAGTACTGCTAATGCTAAACTGCTACTACTTGTACTGTAACAATTACAAAGtatcattttgattttgatattttaacaGCATTGAtggacttttacatttttaatttaaaccatGAATGTTATTAAATACacctacttaaaaaaagacagaggatttacttttatttttatttattttatttagaatcGAAGAGGAGCTGGGAGACAAGGCCACTTTTGCTGGAAAAAACTTCAGAAACCCTCTGGCAAAGTAAACGGTTGAAACATTGACTTCACAGAAGTTCATTTATATACACAAATCCATGACGATAAATCAAACAACAATGGAAATTACATCAAAGTGATAATGGTTAACATAGAGCTGGTAATGAATTAATAGACTGAGCTTACTGTAGTCACTGAAACTGTAACACACAAGTCTTCTGCTGTattctgtccttttttgtttgttaatgtggagtaaaataATAGATCTTACTTgagtaatatatatttttaacacagACAAAGTGTAATCAAAGTGCTGCACTTGGAGACagataataaaaaagttttctcaGTGAAACAATGTCTGGTGATTATTTTTCCccgtttcattttattttgctgtgatGGGGTCCTTAAATGCTTTTGTTAGGTTATCACACACATTGatatttgattatttcagcgatttaaacagctgtgagGCCCGATGACCTGAATGCTCCAGTTTAACTGATGAGCAGGAGCTTCCAACCCTAAATGAAGATCAGACTGAGATTCTCCTAGGTGGCCCAGAGAGTAAGAGGGACAGACACGACCACAAGTGagaaacctttttattttagattctgGCCTCTAAAGGTCATTTTAATGTGTTGACCAAAACTGCCTGATATCATTTGAGCAATAAAGCAAATGTAGGACCCTTTCTGAGGCAAAGgaataaaatctataaaaaacGTGCAACCGAAAGTTGCAGGTCATCGCTTGAATTaactacaaaaaatataatgataagactGGACACTTGGTATCTTTGCtgtctgctcttgttttagaaTAAGattttgttgctgctgtcttttaataataaaagacCACATGGAggttttttgtctttaacaCAAGAGCTCAAtatgtgtaaaatattcatCTACTATTTTAAATGGAACCGAcaacaaatcattaaaaatatataaagttttGTTAATTGTGACTtaacatacaaaaatgtaaGTGTAATGGTAAAGTAAttgctaatttttttaaaaaaatgggcTGGTTAAATTTTTATCTACTTATTTTTGCAATCTGATTACATCTTAGCAGTTACAtctgtgtttttcatttgagttattttgtatctataaaaataataataaaaggatgatagtaatatatattattagatgcCTGTTTACAGCGCTAAAGTGCATCCACATTGGCAACATGATGTATAtggaattttatttattaattataaaatatcattaaaaaataagttttacaTTACTTAATGTCacgtaattaaaaaaacataattatactGAGGCTACTGTTAGTTTTGTTGCATTAACAGCAAGACtcatttaaaggtttttatttgattacaaataaaacatttaaatatccaCCATATGGCTAATTTGGATAATGTCTACAGCTGTAAATTAGCAACTTATGACtaatattaaataatgacaaaaattatattgttattaaaCTGGCTTTGGTcagatgactgtgtgtgtgtgtgtgtgtgtgtgtgtatgtatgtatgtatctatctatctatctatctatctatatatatatatatatatatatatatacactgaatttaaatgacttgaaatgtaatgtaaaactaattttatattttcattaatgtaatgtaaacaagTATCTTATGGTAAGTATAAATATTACTATAAtccttttattatatttacacaatacaGATGTAACAGATTGCATGTAATCagattactatatatatatatatatatatatatatatatatatatatatgcacacacagtcATCTGACCAAAGCCAGtttaataacaatataattgtcattatttaatattaGTCACAAGTTGCTAATTTACAGCTGTAGACATTATCCACATTAGCCATATGGtggatatttaaatgttttattagtaatcaaataaaaacctttaaatgaGTCTAAAACTAACAGTAGCCTCAgtataattgtgtgttttttctacagcACGGTCCTGCATGAGGAGGACAGTCTGCGTCGGTGTCAGGTTAATAATATCCCTCATGTCTTACATAATGATGTTTAATAAGCACAACGGTGTTTGATTCATGGAGGCCTGTCCGTgctgtgtgcagcagcagcagctgatgagCAGCCTCAGTGCTGCTGATCCGCGGCACATGCTCAGTTATGTACAGCCAGACAACTTTGAAGGCTTAGCTGTGGCTGCTGAGGTCATTGcactgggagagagagaaaaaaacagagtgaCTCCCTCCACTACACCGCCTCCATTTTGAATAGCCATGTAATAGGGGATTCGCATAGTTTTTGTGTGTATCGCCCACTGCGCTGCGTAGTGTCAACAAGCCACATCCAAACATCCTTCGACATGGACGACCTGTTCAGTCCGCGGAGGTAACTTCATTTAACTTGCCGTTTTTGGGTTTTTATCTTACTTCTTGTGCATTAATTGCGTCTTTAAGTGTTTTGTGGCGTTACTTTGAGAGCCGTTTGTATGAAATAGTCGGAGTGTCAGTGGTCACGAAGTTCGTGTCTGTCTGGCTAACAAGCTAGCCAAATAATGTTACTGTCTCGTTAGCAGCTAGCTTCTGCTGCTTCCAAATGGCTTTCTTCAACAGTTATTTATGCAGATATTACTGTGAATACTGTCAGAAAAAGCGGGTTAAGCATATGCATCGCTTAATAAATCGGCTGTTATTCCCTCTGGGCTTGACGTGCGCTGACATggagggttgtgtgtgtgtgtgtgtgtgtgtgtgacgctaTGTGTGTCAACATGctaacattgatatttattattgatCGCACACTTAAGCTAACAGTGAACCGTGACACGGAGCCAGCCCGGCGGCTGTCAACCTGTTAGGCTCTCCAGAGGAGCACACACTGTTCTCGTAATGGTGACCGTAAAAATTAGCAGCTCATGTGTGATTGATTGACAGTATTTTGCGGTAGCTGGCGTCGGATTTCATTCATGTAATATAAGGAAACGTCGCAGGTCACAGCTGAGATTGGTTAGCAGTGATGGAGGGGCGGGATGTTATTCTGCTGCTGAAATAAATCACTGTGCAGCTGCTCTGACAGCCAACTTATACTCACATATTGATCATACGTCTCTGTGCATACTGTACAGCCCTAATTAGCTGATAATTAACAGTCAATTTGCAGCAAACTGaattttcactgtgtgaacactgtttaatttacttttccttGATTATAAACACTTATCTCAACACTGTTGGGGGGGATTATTGTTATTGCACATGATGAACATTGGAtgctttcattttttcatgttacaGGAGCCTGAACAGTACTCAAGGCGAGATAAGAGTGGGACCAAGTCATCAGGTACACCCTGCTTGAACTGAAGTATTATTTATGTCACGTCTGAATAAAAGTGAGCTAAAATAATATAAGCTTTTTAATGATCCCCAGAGGTGAAATGTATTTGATGTAGCACCACGAAGACAGAACTatgaacagataaaaaaatgaaaaataataaaactaatagAAGAGGTATGTACAACTAATTTGAGAATAATAAAGTgacaaatacataaatgtaaGTGTAATGTAATAGCAGCAAATGTATGCTAACATTGTTCACTATAATACTATATATCATggttaagaaacaaaaaataaagcatgatAGAAATATATGATGTGGTAAGACAATATgacttattatatttatattataatatgttaTAGAGCAGTATTATGGTGTATAATATAGAACAATCCTGATCTCCAAAACATTGCtgcaaaaaatgataaaaacaatataatgatttgcaaatccttggCAACCTACATTCAAAATAATACTGTACAAAGAAGAGATCTAATGCTCAAACTCggagacagttttttttaaattcatacaCTCcagaagtttatttatttacaaagtaTTTTGGAATCAGGTTGCATACGGTGGAATGTCATggtagtaataatataatatgaaggGAAGTGTTTATAAAAtcttttaatacatttgtaaGAAAGACAGTGTTTAATACAtttgtgtgctgctgcttctggGTGTTGGTCCTTCTGGCTTATTAGACTCATTATGAAACTGGTCAGACCTGTCTGCTCAGTGTGCTTTATTATTTACACTTCATACTGTATGTATGCTTTCATCAcatctgtttattttaaagatCTTGTTGATAATCTTATCCTGCAAATCAGATTATATTTGTTATTACTACCAGTCACCAGCAAAATCTATTTGATTGTAATTAAATCCTTTATCTATTTAATGACATATGGtaataatacacatttttgACAGTTGACTCCTTCTCGAAATGTAAACAgctgtttacattttaaatatttaattttgcctttgttattagggctgcacaatataTATCAATGCTATATCAATACCATGATATGAGTGTCGATATCATGTAAGATTTTTGATAACTTGTTTCTTCCTGGTTTTAAAAGGCTGCATTACAGTAAAGTGATGTCATTTTCTGAACTTACCAGGCTGTTCTATTTTTTTACCCACTTAGTAATTATATCCATTTCTGTTCTTTGAAGCAGTCTAATCAgtgtttgctgttttgtttttttgtcttttcttgggTTTCACTGCAGGCCAAACTTCCAGAGTTGCAGCCGCGGCCATCTTCTGGTTTACAGACTCAGACAGACGGCGAGGAGCTGATGTGGACGCCCGGGGTCAATGACTGTGACCTGCTCATGTACCTCAGAGCTGCAAGGTGAGTGTCTGCACCATACTGCTAAAAACTGATAGTACTGAGGAGAACTATGAGGGCTACAATCTTTtgtaaagggggaaaaaaaattgaatttcaaAATGAACCCTGATAATATAACCTGCAACCATGTCTTTACTCAACAACAAGATGCAGACGCTATTTATTGCTTTACTGTTATGTGATCTAACTGTAAACAAATACTACTTCACTGTATGTCAaaccagtatatatatatatatatatatatatatatatat
Coding sequences within:
- the eno1b gene encoding enolase 1b, (alpha) gives rise to the protein MSITKIHAREIFDSRGNPTVEVDLYTDKGLFRAAVPSGASTGIYEALELRDNDKSRYLGKGVSKAVENINSALAPALIGQNVVEQEKIDQIMLDLDGTENKSKFGANAILGVSLAVCKAGAAEKGVPLYRHIADLAGNPEVILPVPAFNVINGGSHAGNKLAMQEFMILPVGASTFKEAMRIGAEVYHNLKNVIKKKYGQDATNVGDEGGFAPNILENKEALELIKEAIANAGYTSEVVIGMDVAASEFYREGKYDLDFKSPDDPSRYITPDELADLYKSFVKDYPVVSIEDPFDQDDWAAWTNFTGSTEIQIVGDDLTVTNPTRITKAVDEKACNCLLLKVNQIGSVTESLKACKMAQESGWGVMVSHRSGETEDTFIADLVVGLCTGQIKTGAPCRSERLAKYNQILRIEEELGDKATFAGKNFRNPLAK